A section of the Hominilimicola fabiformis genome encodes:
- a CDS encoding DMT family transporter: MSSNKVKGIMCIISSAFCFALMNMFVRMAGDLPSIQKSFFRNFIALIIAFIVLIRTDEKFKFNKKNLPELLLRSIFGTMGILCNFYAIDHLVLSDASMLNKLSPFFAVICSYFVLKEKVKPFQALAVIVAFIGALFIIKPQSISASLPSFVGMLGGFGAGVAYTMVRKLSQKGERGPFIVFFFSAFSCVVTLPYLIVDYSPMTIAQLVILICAGIAAAGGQFSITAAYSYAPAREISVFDYTQIIFAALMGFIAFGDIPDKFSIIGYVIICSVSVAMFLYNRREDEK; the protein is encoded by the coding sequence ATGAGCAGTAATAAAGTAAAAGGAATAATGTGTATAATTTCATCGGCGTTTTGCTTTGCGTTGATGAATATGTTCGTAAGAATGGCAGGAGATTTGCCGTCAATACAAAAAAGCTTTTTCAGAAATTTTATAGCACTTATTATAGCGTTCATTGTGCTGATAAGAACAGACGAAAAATTTAAGTTCAATAAAAAGAATTTGCCTGAATTATTGCTTAGGTCAATATTCGGTACAATGGGAATTTTGTGTAACTTCTATGCGATAGACCACCTTGTCTTGTCGGACGCGTCAATGCTTAATAAGCTGTCACCGTTTTTTGCGGTTATATGCTCGTATTTTGTGCTTAAAGAAAAGGTAAAGCCGTTCCAGGCTTTAGCTGTAATCGTGGCATTTATTGGTGCGTTGTTTATAATAAAGCCACAGTCAATATCGGCAAGCTTGCCAAGCTTTGTGGGAATGCTCGGAGGATTCGGAGCAGGTGTGGCGTACACAATGGTCAGAAAATTAAGTCAGAAAGGCGAAAGAGGTCCGTTTATAGTATTCTTTTTCTCGGCATTTTCGTGTGTTGTGACATTGCCGTATTTGATAGTTGACTATTCACCTATGACGATAGCACAGCTTGTAATACTTATATGTGCCGGAATAGCGGCGGCAGGCGGACAGTTTTCGATTACTGCCGCATATTCATATGCACCGGCAAGAGAAATATCGGTGTTCGATTATACGCAAATAATATTTGCGGCACTTATGGGGTTTATAGCATTCGGCGATATTCCCGATAAATTCAGTATTATCGGCTATGTAATAATATGCTCCGTGTCGGTAGCGATGTTTTTGTATAACAGGAGAGAAGATGAAAAATAA